AAAAATGCATACGCCGGGCTTCTCCATCAAGGCGAGCGGGTTTTCCAACCCAGCGCCTTAATGAATGGCAATTTTGAAGTGATCGTCAGTGGTCAGCGCAAAGGAACCGGCTCTTCGCGAGAAACGGCCGCCCAATGTGAAAGCTACAGCGGCATCAAGATTGTTATCGCCCACTCATTCGCGCCGATCCACGAACGCAACAACATTAACCTCGGGCAGCTCATGGCAGGCTACGAGGCATTGGAGCGCTTGCAAAACGGAGAAGGCGTAGCACTGGAAGAATTTACCGGACGTTATGACCCCGTTACCCGTGTGATTCTAGAGAGCGGCGGGCTGTTCAAATTCTCTAAAAAATTGGCCACTGGCGAAGTGACTGTACCGGCGCCTGAAACCTCAAAACGCCCGATGACGATGGTCGAAAAAATCATTGCCCAGAAGCTTGTCGCTCAAGGCGATGAACATTTCGTAAAAGCAGGCGATGCTGTACTGGCTCGCACCGACGGTGGTTACAGCCATGAGTTTACCAGTGCCCAGGTTCATGAATTTCTAAGGCGCGAGTTTGGCGATGATTACAAAGTCAAAAACCCGCAAAAACTTGCCGTCTTTGAAGACCACCTCCTCTATGCCGACGGCGTAGCGCGTTTTGCTAAATTCAAAGATAAAATTCAGACCTTGCGCGACCTACAAAAAGAGTTTCAAGCACACGCTGGCGTTCGGGACTACTCTGCTAAAAACGGAATCTCCCCCGGCATCTGCCACCAAGTAGCACGCGAGCACTTCATCGATCCCGGTGACTTTATCCAAGCAACTGACAGCCACACCTGTATGGGCGGAGGCAACAACGCCTTAACATACGGCGTTGGAGCAACCGAATACGCAGCAGCCATTCACAGTGGTGCAAGTTTCGTAAGAGTCCCAGAGGCTATTCGCTTTGAACTCGTAGGTGAGCTCAACGATGGCTGTACGGCCAAGGATGTTATTCTTCAAATCCTCGCCACGCACGCAAGAGATGAAGATACACTTGACCGCTCCATGGAGTTTGGTGGACCGGGCCTCAAATCCTTGAGCATGGATGAACGAGCTACGCTCTGCAATATGGCTACAGAGTGCACTGCTAAAACCGGAATCGCGGAATGGGATGAGAAGACCATCACATGGCTAAAAGAGCGACGCCCCGATTTAAATGAAGATGCGATTCGCGCCAAGTGCATCATGCCTGATGCAGGCGCACATTATGATGGCGGCGTTCACACCATTGATCTTTCGACCATCAAGCCCATGGTGGCTCACCCCGGTAATCCAGACAAAGGTATCCCATCGGATCCAACCAATGGCGCCAACATCACAGACATTGGCAATGTTCGAATTGATATCGCTTACGGCGGCTCTTGCACGGCAGGAAAAGCAGACGACTTTGCATTCTATGCACAGGTTGTTGAGGAAGCGCTCAATTCCGGTAAAAAAGTCGCCGACCACGTCAACTTCTTTATTCAATACGGAAGCGCAGATGTAGCGAGGTTTGCAAAAGAACAGGGCTGGACTGACCTATTTGAAAAAGCCGGTGTGCAGCTTATCAACCCGGGTTGTGGAGCATGCATCGGTTGCGGGCCAGGTGTAAGCGAAACAACTGAGCAGGTTACGGTCAGTGCAATCAACCGAAATTTTCAGGGCCGAAGTGGACCCGGTAAACTTTACCTGGCCTCACCTCTTACGGTCGCTGCATCAGCCTTTGCCGGTCATATTGTTTCTTACGAAGAAGGCATGTTTAAAGCCTAACGGCCTTATAAATCCCTAGCCTGCTGGTACGGGCTCGTTCCACCGGCCATCTTGAGAAGCCCGGCGCTTTATAATTGCCCCACGCATATCTTTGAGCGTCACTGCCGATGCCGTCAGTACGCCGCCAAACATTCCACCCGCCACACCACACGAGCAGATATCAACGCCCGTCAGATAGAACCCCTTGATAGGCGTTCTGGGCCGCAGCCAAAGCTCTTTGAAGCGGTCTGGTGTATGTGACAATCCAT
Above is a window of Deltaproteobacteria bacterium DNA encoding:
- a CDS encoding aconitate hydratase gives rise to the protein MQDVDSTPMVQLTPGKRVLFLTKDLDLIKKQLYEGLDLKMADLKPEDLLDDINTDVMTPAWVCFDHRPEDIAKNAYAGLLHQGERVFQPSALMNGNFEVIVSGQRKGTGSSRETAAQCESYSGIKIVIAHSFAPIHERNNINLGQLMAGYEALERLQNGEGVALEEFTGRYDPVTRVILESGGLFKFSKKLATGEVTVPAPETSKRPMTMVEKIIAQKLVAQGDEHFVKAGDAVLARTDGGYSHEFTSAQVHEFLRREFGDDYKVKNPQKLAVFEDHLLYADGVARFAKFKDKIQTLRDLQKEFQAHAGVRDYSAKNGISPGICHQVAREHFIDPGDFIQATDSHTCMGGGNNALTYGVGATEYAAAIHSGASFVRVPEAIRFELVGELNDGCTAKDVILQILATHARDEDTLDRSMEFGGPGLKSLSMDERATLCNMATECTAKTGIAEWDEKTITWLKERRPDLNEDAIRAKCIMPDAGAHYDGGVHTIDLSTIKPMVAHPGNPDKGIPSDPTNGANITDIGNVRIDIAYGGSCTAGKADDFAFYAQVVEEALNSGKKVADHVNFFIQYGSADVARFAKEQGWTDLFEKAGVQLINPGCGACIGCGPGVSETTEQVTVSAINRNFQGRSGPGKLYLASPLTVAASAFAGHIVSYEEGMFKA